The following are encoded together in the Penicillium digitatum chromosome 3, complete sequence genome:
- a CDS encoding Armadillo-like helical produces the protein MQDDESVAHLNTTSSMCPNISQHDALAWYSRSISSVYSQIQRGSADLYIALISCALFICVETIQGHMEKALELYRQGIALILDLRVQISHEEVSIRTQFPIELLTFVETDLSSDFASIDSARTIMHSLAAEIILFDREANLHLRVFGTESSVSPEMVTKQEALRARLAEWHRAYTKLFHRNSSVPTHPDPILLTYHAAALITVTGCLREQETVFDVHFVDFVTIVEQSRLILDASAGPNGVRSPFTFEMSVGVPLARTVLRCRDANLRRRALDLLRLAPPI, from the exons ATGCAGGACGACGAGAGTGTCGCGCATTTGAATACTACTTCCAGCATGTGTCCCAACATCTCGCAG CACGATGCATTGGCATGGTACTCGCGATCAATCTCTAGCGTCTATTCACAGATCCAGCGAGGCAGCGCAGATCTGTACATTGCACTCATCAGCTGCGCACTATTTATCTGCGTGGAGACAATTCAAGGACATATGGAAAAGGCCTTGGAGCTCTACCGACAGGGCATTGCTTTGATACTTGACCTCCGTGTCCAAATCAGCCATGAAGAAGTATCCATTA GGACTCAGTTTCCTATTGAACTTTTGACCTTTGTAGAAACAGACCTGAGCTCTGACTTCGCATCTATCGATTCTGCAAGAACCATCATGCACTCCCTCGCTGCAGAAATCATCCTCTTTGATCGCGAGGCGAACTTGCACCTCAGGGTATTTGGTACCGAGTCTTCTGTAAGCCCAGAAATGGTCACAAAACAAGAAGCGCTCCGAGCCCGTCTCGCTGAATGGCATCGAGCATACACCAAGCTTTTCCACAGAAACAGCTCCGTCCCCACACACCCAGACCCTATCCTGCTCACATATCATGCTGCTGCTTTGATTACTGTGACAGGATGCCTAAGGGAACAGGAAACCGTTTTCGATGTCCATTTTGTAGACTTCGTTACTATCGTCGAGCAGTCTAGGCTGATTCTTGATGCCTCAGCAGGTCCAAATGGTGTTAGATCACCATTCACCTTTGAGATGAGTGTGGGCGTCCCTCTCGCCAGGACCGTGTTGAGGTGTCGTGATGCAAACTTGCGGCGAAGGGCTTTGGATCTATTGCGACTAGCACCTCCAATATAA